One genomic window of Halobellus limi includes the following:
- a CDS encoding DUF460 domain-containing protein: MNDRTSALDSLVFGVDIQSGDVRGDAPSYALVAFDGERVDRDVVSHRKLRRLLDREEPAMLATDNMYELAADKDALVHFLRSLPAATKLVQVTGAERPEPLSRVASRHGVPYGKKPMKEAEAAARLAAANVGYEVSAFGDTTTVKVSRGRSTGKGGWSQDRYTRRIHGSVKRRSREVKERLKQAGLEFETDVTEKYGGYANAVFTVEAPPADLPVSEGRSGDTRIEIERERYDGIEFEPLVKRRDHVVVGIDPGTTTAAAVVSLDGQVLDVYSTRTADTADVIEWLIERGRPVIVAADVTPMPETVEKFRRSFDAAGWTPNSDLPVDEKLHRTREAAYENDHQRDALAAALFALDDHEDQIARISQKVPPDVERGEVIARVVAGEESVEAVLRDLADDEERDEDESEHEERELTEEEEEIRRLRERVERLESHVDDLNETIDEREETIEEYEEKLSDAKREERRQARERREVKRLERENDRLERRVESLEDENEELDEKLERLKRLWKLDHSNFADVDTDGDLVSVKVIEQFTRDAIETADEEYGLAAGDVVYLRDASGAGRSTAERLAEIDPRVVLRSGGNLSEVADRILFEHDIPVSPADDVAIQEVDELAVASEADVEAAIEDWERRAEERQKERKASMVDQIISEHRAESRGEGR, from the coding sequence GTGAACGACCGGACGAGCGCCCTCGACTCCCTCGTCTTCGGCGTGGACATCCAGAGCGGTGACGTCCGCGGCGACGCGCCCTCCTACGCTCTCGTGGCCTTCGACGGCGAGCGCGTCGACCGCGACGTCGTCTCCCACCGGAAGCTCCGCCGGCTGCTCGACCGCGAGGAGCCCGCGATGCTGGCGACGGACAACATGTACGAACTCGCGGCCGACAAGGACGCGCTCGTCCACTTCCTCCGATCGCTCCCGGCGGCGACGAAACTGGTGCAGGTGACCGGCGCGGAGCGGCCGGAACCGCTCTCGCGGGTGGCCTCCAGACACGGCGTGCCATATGGCAAAAAGCCGATGAAGGAGGCCGAGGCGGCGGCGCGACTCGCGGCGGCCAACGTCGGCTACGAGGTGTCGGCCTTCGGCGACACGACGACGGTGAAGGTGTCCCGCGGGCGCTCGACCGGCAAGGGCGGCTGGAGCCAGGACCGCTACACCAGGCGGATCCACGGCTCGGTGAAACGCCGGTCCCGGGAGGTGAAAGAGCGGCTGAAGCAGGCCGGCCTGGAGTTCGAGACCGACGTGACCGAGAAGTACGGCGGCTACGCCAACGCCGTCTTCACCGTCGAGGCGCCGCCGGCGGACCTCCCCGTCTCGGAGGGCCGCTCCGGCGACACGCGGATCGAGATCGAGCGCGAGCGCTACGACGGCATCGAGTTCGAACCGCTGGTCAAGCGCCGAGATCACGTCGTCGTTGGGATCGACCCCGGGACGACGACGGCCGCGGCGGTCGTGAGCCTCGACGGGCAGGTCCTCGACGTCTACTCGACGCGGACGGCCGACACCGCCGACGTGATCGAGTGGTTGATCGAGCGCGGCCGGCCCGTGATCGTCGCGGCCGACGTGACGCCGATGCCCGAGACCGTCGAGAAGTTCCGGCGGAGCTTCGACGCCGCCGGCTGGACGCCGAACTCGGACCTCCCGGTCGACGAGAAACTCCACCGCACGCGCGAGGCGGCCTACGAGAACGACCACCAGCGCGACGCGCTCGCGGCGGCGCTCTTCGCCCTCGACGACCACGAGGACCAGATCGCGCGCATCTCACAGAAGGTGCCGCCGGACGTCGAGCGCGGCGAGGTGATCGCCCGGGTCGTCGCCGGCGAGGAGTCCGTCGAGGCGGTGCTCCGCGACCTCGCTGACGACGAGGAGCGCGACGAGGACGAATCCGAGCACGAGGAGCGCGAACTCACGGAAGAGGAAGAGGAGATTCGCCGCCTGCGCGAGCGCGTCGAGCGCCTCGAATCGCACGTCGACGACCTCAACGAGACGATCGACGAGCGCGAGGAGACCATCGAGGAGTACGAGGAGAAGCTCTCCGACGCGAAGCGCGAGGAGCGCAGACAGGCCAGAGAGCGCCGCGAGGTCAAGCGGCTGGAACGCGAGAACGACCGGCTGGAGCGGCGCGTCGAATCGCTGGAGGACGAGAACGAGGAACTCGACGAGAAGCTGGAGCGGCTGAAACGCCTCTGGAAGCTCGATCACTCGAACTTCGCCGACGTCGACACCGACGGCGACCTCGTGTCCGTAAAGGTGATCGAGCAGTTCACCCGCGACGCCATCGAGACCGCCGACGAGGAGTACGGGCTGGCCGCCGGCGACGTGGTCTACCTCCGGGACGCCTCGGGGGCGGGTCGCTCGACGGCCGAGCGCCTCGCGGAGATCGACCCGCGGGTCGTCCTCCGCTCGGGCGGCAACCTCTCGGAGGTCGCAGACCGGATCCTCTTCGAGCACGACATCCCCGTCTCGCCGGCCGACGACGTCGCGATTCAGGAGGTGGACGAACTCGCCGTCGCCAGCGAGGCCGACGTCGAGGCGGCGATCGAAGACTGGGAGCGCCGCGCCGAGGAGCGACAGAAGGAGCGGAAGGCGTCGATGGTCGATCAGATCATCTCCGAGCACCGCGCGGAGTCGCGGGGAGAGGGTCGATAG
- a CDS encoding collagen binding domain-containing protein produces MRARILVALAVTGLLLIGPAATTVAAQSTGPVTLTVSVVDQNGETISDAELTATWENGSTTETTASNGRAFIDVERGANVTVSLSHPEYIRNRPFVVRNATERDVTIPAHRRGQLSVAVADDSGDVADARVVLRQNGRFVSQASTDEDGAIASGPIEQGTYTVAVVKPGYFRNTTTVKVGASTRTRIPIERGTVSLTVAVRDPHFSPPRPVSNATVSIASIGQLQTLADGGARVSVPVNTELSITVGKEGYDDVTERVRVEESDLRVNVSANRTPSLRLESINTRVVAGERLGVSVVDEYSEPVEGATVLLDGEAVSSTDADGRAAVTVEEPGNHTLAAEKEGVDSSPVTIRAIPEDGETATPTQTPTATEASPGSGSSTPGFTPLTAILALSVSLAILALRRR; encoded by the coding sequence ATGAGAGCCCGGATTCTGGTGGCGCTGGCGGTGACCGGCCTTCTCCTGATCGGTCCGGCGGCGACGACGGTGGCCGCGCAGTCGACCGGTCCGGTCACGCTGACCGTCTCGGTCGTCGATCAGAACGGCGAGACGATCAGCGACGCCGAGCTGACGGCGACCTGGGAGAACGGTTCGACGACCGAGACGACCGCGAGCAACGGCAGGGCGTTCATCGACGTGGAACGGGGGGCGAACGTCACAGTCTCGTTGTCACACCCGGAGTATATCCGCAACCGCCCGTTCGTCGTTCGCAACGCGACCGAGCGGGACGTCACGATCCCGGCGCACCGACGAGGTCAGTTGTCGGTCGCCGTCGCCGACGATAGCGGGGACGTCGCCGACGCGCGAGTCGTCCTCCGGCAGAACGGCCGGTTCGTGTCGCAGGCATCGACCGACGAGGACGGGGCGATCGCCTCGGGGCCCATAGAGCAGGGAACGTACACTGTCGCCGTCGTAAAGCCGGGGTACTTCCGGAACACCACCACTGTGAAAGTCGGCGCGTCGACCCGGACGCGGATACCCATCGAACGCGGGACCGTCTCCCTGACCGTCGCAGTGCGGGACCCGCACTTCTCGCCGCCGCGTCCTGTCAGTAACGCCACGGTCAGTATCGCGTCGATCGGCCAACTTCAGACGCTCGCCGACGGAGGGGCACGCGTCAGCGTGCCGGTCAACACCGAACTGTCGATCACGGTCGGTAAGGAGGGGTACGACGACGTAACGGAGCGCGTGCGCGTCGAAGAGTCCGATCTCCGCGTGAACGTCTCGGCGAACCGGACGCCGTCGTTGCGGCTCGAATCGATCAACACGCGCGTCGTGGCGGGCGAACGGCTGGGCGTCAGCGTCGTCGACGAGTACTCCGAACCCGTCGAGGGCGCGACCGTCCTGCTCGACGGCGAGGCTGTCAGCTCCACCGACGCCGACGGCCGTGCGGCCGTGACCGTCGAGGAACCGGGCAATCACACGCTCGCCGCCGAGAAGGAGGGCGTGGACTCCTCACCGGTGACGATCCGCGCCATTCCCGAGGACGGGGAGACGGCGACGCCGACGCAGACGCCGACGGCGACCGAGGCCTCGCCCGGTTCCGGTTCCAGCACTCCGGGCTTCACGCCGCTCACTGCGATACTCGCTCTCTCGGTGTCGCTGGCGATCTTGGCGCTCCGTCGTCGCTGA
- a CDS encoding PLDc N-terminal domain-containing protein has product MATTRSPFVVLVGLVAVALLPLVVMWIAVSDLATFAYFTGFAVYFLVAHVALPGWVYIDATGRGSDSAVGWTGICFFLPFVGFVAYYFLGRPDAPYEAGANAGAP; this is encoded by the coding sequence ATGGCAACGACCCGCTCGCCGTTCGTCGTCCTCGTCGGACTGGTCGCGGTGGCGCTTCTCCCGCTCGTGGTGATGTGGATCGCCGTCAGCGACCTCGCGACGTTCGCGTACTTCACCGGCTTCGCGGTCTACTTCCTCGTCGCCCACGTCGCGCTTCCGGGGTGGGTCTACATCGACGCGACCGGCCGCGGGAGCGACTCGGCGGTCGGCTGGACGGGGATCTGCTTTTTCCTCCCGTTCGTCGGCTTCGTCGCGTACTACTTCCTGGGCCGACCGGACGCGCCCTACGAGGCGGGCGCGAACGCCGGGGCGCCGTAA
- a CDS encoding tyrosine--tRNA ligase, whose protein sequence is MDAYDLITRNVSEVVTEEEVRALAESPDGKRAYVGYEPSGVLHIGHMLTANKLIELQEAGFEVVVLLADVHAYLNGKGTFAEIRETATRMQEQFVAYGLEESQTEFVLGSEFQLDEEYVLDLHALELETSLSRASRAMAEIAGGDTATVAQAVYPLMQALDIVYLDVDVAIGGMEQRKVHMLARDTLPSIDADSPTCLHTPLIADLTTGVGKMSSSEGLSISMEDSESEIEAKVEKAYCPPTADPDPTDEGEERENPVLQIFEYHVFPRFGEVVVERPEKYGGDLTYGSYEALEADLESGELHPADAKGALATYLNDLIEPGREKIRQQRD, encoded by the coding sequence ATGGACGCCTACGACCTGATCACCCGGAACGTCTCCGAGGTGGTCACAGAGGAGGAAGTGCGCGCGCTAGCCGAATCCCCCGACGGAAAGCGGGCGTACGTCGGCTACGAGCCCTCCGGCGTCCTCCACATCGGCCACATGCTGACCGCGAACAAGCTGATCGAACTGCAGGAGGCCGGCTTCGAGGTCGTCGTCCTCCTCGCGGACGTTCACGCCTACCTCAACGGCAAGGGGACGTTCGCGGAGATCCGCGAGACCGCCACGCGGATGCAGGAGCAGTTCGTCGCCTACGGTCTCGAGGAGTCCCAGACGGAGTTCGTCCTCGGCTCGGAGTTCCAGCTCGACGAGGAGTACGTCCTCGACCTGCACGCCTTAGAGCTGGAGACGTCGCTGTCGCGGGCCTCCCGCGCGATGGCCGAGATCGCGGGCGGCGACACCGCGACGGTCGCGCAGGCGGTCTACCCGCTTATGCAGGCGCTCGACATCGTCTACCTCGACGTCGATGTCGCGATCGGCGGGATGGAACAGCGGAAGGTCCACATGCTCGCCCGCGACACCCTGCCGAGCATCGACGCCGACTCGCCGACCTGTCTCCACACGCCGCTGATCGCCGATCTGACGACCGGCGTCGGCAAGATGTCGAGTTCCGAGGGACTCTCCATCTCGATGGAGGACTCGGAGTCCGAGATCGAGGCGAAAGTCGAGAAGGCGTACTGTCCCCCGACGGCCGACCCCGACCCGACCGACGAGGGCGAGGAGCGCGAGAACCCCGTCCTGCAGATCTTCGAGTACCACGTCTTCCCGCGGTTCGGCGAGGTGGTCGTCGAGCGTCCCGAGAAGTACGGCGGCGACCTGACCTACGGGAGCTACGAGGCTCTCGAAGCCGACCTCGAATCCGGCGAACTCCACCCCGCGGACGCGAAGGGCGCGCTCGCGACGTACCTGAACGACCTCATCGAACCCGGCCGCGAGAAGATCCGGCAGCAGCGGGACTGA
- the hisA gene encoding 1-(5-phosphoribosyl)-5-[(5-phosphoribosylamino)methylideneamino]imidazole-4-carboxamide isomerase, whose protein sequence is MSDPFPDFEVVPAVDMQDGEVVQLVQGERGTEKRYGDPVAAAERWVDAGAETLHLVDLDGAFEGERGNADAVEAVVEAVDVPVQLGGGIRTADDATDLLDRGVERVILGTAAVENPDLVAEISEGYPGRVMVSLDARDGEVVVSGWTEGTGLDPAEAASRYEELGAGSILFTDVDVEGKQEGVQTEVTRRVVEAVDVPVVASGGVASLDDVRALRDAGAAAVVVGTALYEGAFTLAAAMRV, encoded by the coding sequence ATGAGCGATCCGTTTCCCGACTTCGAGGTCGTCCCCGCCGTCGATATGCAGGACGGGGAGGTAGTCCAGCTCGTGCAGGGCGAACGCGGCACCGAGAAGCGCTACGGCGACCCCGTCGCGGCCGCCGAGCGCTGGGTCGACGCCGGCGCGGAGACGCTGCACCTCGTCGACCTCGACGGGGCCTTCGAGGGCGAACGGGGGAACGCCGACGCCGTCGAGGCCGTCGTCGAGGCGGTCGACGTCCCGGTGCAACTCGGCGGCGGGATCCGAACCGCCGACGACGCGACCGACCTGCTCGACCGCGGCGTCGAGCGCGTGATCCTCGGGACGGCGGCGGTCGAAAATCCGGACCTCGTCGCGGAGATCTCCGAGGGCTACCCCGGGCGGGTGATGGTGAGCCTCGACGCGAGAGACGGCGAGGTCGTCGTCTCCGGGTGGACCGAGGGGACCGGCCTCGACCCCGCCGAGGCCGCGAGCAGATACGAAGAACTGGGCGCGGGGTCGATCCTCTTCACCGACGTCGACGTCGAGGGGAAACAGGAGGGCGTCCAGACCGAGGTGACGAGGCGCGTCGTCGAGGCGGTCGACGTCCCGGTGGTCGCCTCCGGCGGCGTCGCCTCGCTCGACGACGTCCGGGCGCTGCGGGACGCCGGCGCGGCGGCCGTCGTGGTCGGCACCGCGCTCTACGAGGGGGCGTTCACCCTCGCTGCCGCGATGCGCGTTTGA
- a CDS encoding DUF7860 family protein, which yields MPGRYGDVDYATLTKRSFLLGVGLFALGALGEFALAATGTAVPAWEHALLVDAEWAGVGLALLSPFVFGILLPLTE from the coding sequence ATGCCAGGACGGTACGGCGACGTGGACTATGCGACGCTGACGAAACGGAGTTTCCTCCTCGGGGTCGGACTGTTCGCGCTGGGCGCGCTCGGGGAGTTCGCGCTCGCGGCGACCGGAACGGCGGTCCCGGCGTGGGAACACGCGCTGCTCGTGGACGCAGAGTGGGCCGGCGTGGGCCTCGCACTGCTCTCTCCCTTCGTGTTCGGGATCCTGCTACCGCTGACGGAGTGA
- the glmM gene encoding phosphoglucosamine mutase: protein MKLFGSSGTRGVVGDSLTPEFVLRIAKAAGTVWEADRAVVARDARTTGEMFANAATSGLESVGVDVDRLGPTPTPSAVRYAGETARPAIVITASHNPPEYNGVKLVGADGVELGVDDLEEIESHVLEERFATAAWDAVGDSRRVESANREYVADLLDAVDRESIAAADLTVALDPGHGPGALTSPEFFRKLGCEVVTVNANADGHFPGRPSEPVEPNLGDLKSLVRAADADVGIAHDGDADRAVFVDERGEFVAGEASLAALAAAALDTGDTTVAAVNVSQRLVDVCEDADATLELTPIGATNIITRIRELHAAGERVPIAGEGNGGIFYPEYRLVRDGAYVGAKFLELAAERPVSEIVAPYTDYENVRINLSYDSESELAAMLEAAREFAESADAEPNTIDGYRLDYGDAWVLVRPSGTEPKVRVYAEAGDADRAESLAEAAADPLRDALADPG, encoded by the coding sequence ATGAAACTGTTCGGTTCGAGCGGCACTCGGGGGGTCGTCGGCGACAGCCTGACGCCCGAGTTCGTCCTCCGGATCGCCAAGGCGGCCGGGACGGTCTGGGAGGCCGACCGCGCCGTCGTCGCCCGGGACGCCCGCACGACCGGCGAGATGTTCGCGAACGCGGCCACGAGCGGACTCGAGAGCGTCGGCGTCGACGTCGACCGACTCGGCCCGACGCCGACCCCCAGCGCCGTCCGCTACGCCGGCGAGACGGCGCGGCCGGCCATCGTGATCACGGCCTCGCACAACCCGCCGGAGTACAACGGCGTGAAACTCGTCGGGGCGGACGGCGTCGAACTCGGCGTCGACGACCTCGAAGAGATCGAATCGCACGTCCTCGAAGAGCGGTTCGCCACCGCCGCGTGGGACGCCGTCGGCGACTCCCGACGGGTCGAATCGGCGAACCGCGAGTACGTCGCGGACCTGCTCGACGCCGTCGACCGCGAGTCGATCGCGGCGGCGGACCTCACGGTCGCGCTCGATCCCGGTCACGGTCCCGGCGCGCTGACGAGCCCCGAGTTCTTCCGAAAGCTCGGCTGTGAGGTCGTCACTGTCAACGCCAACGCCGACGGACACTTCCCCGGTCGCCCCTCCGAACCGGTCGAACCCAACCTGGGCGACCTCAAGTCGCTGGTCCGTGCCGCCGACGCCGACGTCGGCATCGCCCACGACGGCGACGCCGACAGGGCGGTCTTCGTCGACGAGCGCGGCGAGTTCGTCGCGGGCGAGGCCTCCCTGGCCGCGCTCGCCGCCGCGGCGCTGGATACGGGCGACACCACCGTGGCCGCGGTGAACGTCTCTCAACGCCTGGTCGACGTCTGCGAGGACGCCGACGCGACGCTCGAACTCACCCCGATCGGCGCGACGAACATCATCACGCGGATTCGGGAACTCCACGCGGCCGGCGAGCGCGTCCCGATCGCCGGCGAGGGCAACGGCGGGATCTTCTACCCCGAGTACCGGCTGGTCCGCGACGGCGCGTACGTCGGCGCGAAGTTCCTCGAACTCGCCGCCGAGCGTCCGGTCTCGGAGATCGTCGCCCCCTACACCGACTACGAGAACGTCCGGATCAACCTCTCGTACGACTCCGAGTCGGAACTCGCGGCGATGCTCGAAGCCGCCCGCGAGTTCGCCGAGTCGGCCGACGCCGAACCGAACACGATCGACGGCTACCGCCTCGACTACGGCGACGCCTGGGTGCTCGTCCGCCCCTCCGGCACGGAACCGAAGGTGCGAGTCTACGCCGAGGCGGGCGACGCGGACCGCGCGGAGAGCCTCGCCGAGGCGGCGGCCGACCCGCTCCGCGACGCGCTCGCGGACCCGGGCTGA
- a CDS encoding DUF7118 family protein → MAESTSSGESETEATRELLDTAEARIDDLRAARERREAVEAEIDDAGEDAVVAAADTYRKAVRLLDRYEDSATGTGDFQAYVEFQDKFLGLLEELSDDVPAQDAFEAAAERMDRRRLSEDDFEGARADLEPAADYVDLLDRREAAEEAVSKARRDARLCLRDLDEEIERREETLAFADADLDAPVEELREPIRAYNDAVTEEFDEFYESAAAADVVGLLERAESFPLVEFRSPPRDLREFARESPDADEPIPTLLEYADYSGSKLDHYAEDPALLQTTVAVHRTFLERLSAEPLTVELPPPAAESLRLWAREATSVLGRFASEETVARLRGVRDLTRRDDYEDLRFVARAHEELDAEARERVNSGAAAAELDRLRDARERLESTLHGEAEPGDEPRV, encoded by the coding sequence ACTGCTCGACACCGCCGAGGCGCGCATCGACGACCTCCGTGCGGCCCGGGAGCGTCGCGAGGCGGTCGAGGCCGAGATCGACGACGCCGGCGAGGACGCCGTCGTCGCCGCGGCCGACACCTACCGGAAGGCCGTCCGACTGCTCGACCGCTACGAGGACTCCGCGACCGGCACGGGCGATTTCCAGGCGTACGTGGAGTTCCAGGACAAGTTCCTCGGCCTCTTAGAGGAACTCTCCGACGACGTTCCGGCGCAGGACGCCTTCGAGGCCGCGGCCGAACGGATGGACCGACGTCGGCTGAGCGAGGACGACTTCGAGGGCGCACGCGCCGACCTCGAACCCGCCGCCGACTACGTCGACCTCCTGGATCGGCGCGAGGCGGCCGAGGAGGCGGTCTCGAAGGCCCGACGGGACGCGAGGCTCTGTCTCCGCGACCTCGACGAGGAGATCGAGCGACGCGAGGAGACGCTGGCCTTCGCCGACGCCGACCTCGACGCGCCGGTCGAGGAACTCCGCGAGCCGATCCGGGCGTACAACGACGCCGTCACCGAGGAGTTCGATGAGTTCTACGAGTCGGCCGCCGCGGCCGACGTCGTCGGACTCTTAGAGCGCGCGGAGTCGTTTCCCCTCGTCGAGTTCAGATCGCCGCCGCGAGATCTCAGAGAGTTCGCCCGCGAGAGCCCCGACGCCGACGAACCGATCCCGACGCTCCTGGAGTACGCCGACTACTCGGGGTCGAAACTGGACCACTACGCCGAGGACCCCGCGCTCCTGCAGACGACCGTCGCGGTCCACCGCACGTTCCTCGAACGGCTCTCCGCCGAGCCGCTGACCGTCGAACTGCCGCCGCCGGCGGCCGAGTCGCTCCGACTCTGGGCCCGCGAGGCGACGTCGGTACTCGGCCGGTTCGCGAGCGAGGAGACGGTCGCGCGCCTCAGAGGGGTGCGGGATCTCACCCGTCGCGACGACTACGAGGACCTGCGGTTCGTCGCCCGCGCGCACGAGGAACTCGACGCCGAGGCCCGCGAGCGGGTCAACTCGGGCGCGGCCGCGGCCGAACTGGACCGCCTCCGCGACGCCCGTGAGCGACTCGAATCGACGCTTCACGGGGAGGCGGAACCGGGCGACGAACCGCGCGTCTGA